A stretch of Paracoccus sp. MA DNA encodes these proteins:
- a CDS encoding ribokinase, producing the protein MTIYNLGSINIDHVYRLPALPRAGETLHARSHALGLGGKGANQSVAAARAGASVVHLGAMGMGDDWVLERLAAAGVQTGGILRLPDVATGHAIILVDADGENSIVLHGGANLALPPELAERADFRPGDILLMQNETSLQAKTAALAREAGARVIYSAAPFSIAALREVLPQVSILAVNAIEARDTFAALGEDLPVEALLITRGADGAEFRDLRGGQVWRQPAFAVQAVDTTGAGDCFAGWFAAGLARGEDPPTALRHAAAAAALQVTRRGAGDAMPDRAEVLAFLKARG; encoded by the coding sequence ATGACGATCTACAATCTCGGCTCGATCAACATCGACCATGTCTACCGCCTGCCGGCCCTGCCCCGCGCCGGCGAGACGCTGCACGCGCGATCCCATGCCCTGGGCCTGGGCGGCAAGGGCGCCAACCAGTCAGTCGCCGCCGCCCGCGCCGGGGCCAGCGTCGTGCATCTGGGCGCCATGGGCATGGGCGACGACTGGGTGCTGGAGCGGCTGGCCGCCGCCGGCGTGCAGACCGGCGGCATTCTTCGGCTGCCGGACGTGGCCACCGGCCATGCCATCATCCTGGTCGATGCCGACGGCGAGAACTCGATCGTGCTGCATGGCGGCGCGAACCTGGCCCTGCCGCCCGAGCTGGCGGAGCGCGCGGATTTCCGCCCCGGCGACATCCTGCTGATGCAGAACGAAACCAGCCTGCAGGCCAAGACGGCGGCGCTGGCCCGCGAGGCCGGGGCGCGGGTGATCTATTCCGCCGCGCCCTTCAGCATCGCCGCGCTGCGCGAGGTCCTGCCGCAGGTCTCGATCCTGGCGGTGAACGCGATCGAGGCCCGAGATACCTTCGCCGCCCTGGGCGAGGACCTGCCGGTCGAGGCGCTGCTGATCACCCGCGGCGCCGATGGCGCCGAGTTCCGCGACCTGCGCGGCGGCCAGGTCTGGCGCCAGCCGGCCTTCGCGGTGCAGGCGGTGGACACGACCGGCGCCGGGGATTGCTTTGCCGGCTGGTTCGCCGCCGGGTTGGCGCGGGGCGAGGACCCGCCGACCGCGCTGCGCCACGCCGCCGCCGCCGCCGCGCTGCAGGTCACCCGCCGGGGCGCCGGCGACGCCATGCCCGACCGCGCCGAGGTGCTGGCCTTTCTGAAAGCCCGCGGCTGA
- a CDS encoding aldehyde dehydrogenase family protein, with the protein MTQTIRLISPVDGAVFAERPLLSGEEARAAVTRARAAQPAWARRPLAERTARVRAGIEALNAMQDRIVAELAGQIGRPVRYGGELSGVNERADYMARIASEALAPTEIEDSDRFRREIRREPLGVVLVVAPWNYPYLTAINTIVPALIAGNAVVLKHASQTLLAGERLAEAMARGGVPADVFHNLVLDHPTTEALIAERRFGFVNFTGSVRGGRAIERAAAGTFTAIGLELGGKDPGYVRADADLDAAVEGLMDGAMFNSGQCCCGIERIYVHASLFDAFVRRAVDWVLRQRLGDPYDPGTTLGPMAQRRFADAVRGQIAEAVAQGARPLIDPAAFPQDDGGAYLAPQLLVGVTHDMRVMREESFGPVVGIMPVRDDDEAVALMNDCDYGLTASIWTADADAAMAIGARLETGTVYMNRCDYLDPALCWTGCKDTGRGAALSGLGYLAVTRPKSYHLRKVQK; encoded by the coding sequence ATGACCCAGACCATCCGGCTGATTTCCCCCGTGGACGGCGCGGTCTTTGCCGAAAGGCCGCTGCTCTCTGGCGAAGAGGCCCGGGCCGCCGTGACCCGCGCCCGGGCCGCGCAGCCCGCATGGGCCCGCCGTCCGCTGGCCGAGCGAACCGCCCGGGTCCGGGCCGGGATCGAGGCGCTGAACGCGATGCAGGACCGGATCGTGGCCGAGCTTGCCGGGCAGATCGGCCGCCCGGTGCGCTATGGCGGCGAGCTGTCGGGCGTGAACGAGCGCGCGGATTACATGGCCCGGATCGCGTCCGAGGCGCTGGCCCCGACCGAGATCGAGGACAGCGACCGCTTCCGCCGCGAGATCCGGCGCGAGCCGCTGGGCGTGGTGCTGGTCGTCGCGCCCTGGAACTATCCCTATCTCACCGCGATCAACACCATCGTCCCGGCGCTGATCGCCGGCAATGCGGTGGTGCTGAAACATGCCAGCCAGACCCTGCTGGCCGGCGAGCGGCTGGCCGAGGCCATGGCGCGGGGCGGCGTGCCCGCCGACGTGTTCCACAACCTGGTGCTGGACCACCCCACCACCGAGGCGCTGATCGCCGAGCGCCGCTTCGGCTTCGTCAACTTCACCGGCTCCGTCCGGGGCGGGCGGGCCATCGAGCGCGCCGCCGCCGGCACCTTCACCGCCATCGGGCTGGAGCTGGGCGGCAAGGACCCCGGCTATGTCCGCGCCGATGCCGATCTGGATGCGGCGGTCGAGGGGCTGATGGACGGCGCCATGTTCAACTCGGGGCAATGCTGCTGCGGGATCGAGCGGATCTATGTCCATGCCTCGCTGTTCGACGCCTTCGTCAGGCGGGCAGTGGACTGGGTGCTGCGGCAAAGGCTGGGCGATCCCTACGATCCCGGCACCACGCTGGGCCCGATGGCGCAGCGCCGTTTCGCCGATGCGGTGCGCGGCCAGATCGCCGAGGCGGTGGCGCAGGGCGCGCGGCCGCTGATCGACCCGGCCGCCTTTCCGCAGGACGACGGCGGCGCCTATCTGGCGCCGCAGCTTCTGGTCGGCGTGACCCATGACATGCGGGTGATGCGCGAGGAAAGCTTCGGCCCCGTCGTCGGCATCATGCCCGTTCGCGACGATGACGAGGCGGTGGCGCTGATGAACGATTGCGACTACGGGCTGACCGCCTCGATCTGGACCGCCGATGCCGATGCCGCCATGGCCATCGGCGCGCGGCTGGAAACCGGCACCGTCTACATGAACCGCTGCGACTATCTGGACCCGGCTTTGTGCTGGACCGGCTGCAAGGATACCGGCCGCGGCGCGGCGCTGTCCGGGCTGGGCTATCTGGCCGTGACCCGACCGAAATCCTATCATCTGCGAAAGGTGCAGAAATGA
- the uvrC gene encoding excinuclease ABC subunit UvrC: MTDSTPEKRPAKTGHALIQDYLKTLDGSPGVYRMLDAQGAVLYVGKARNLRARVSNYARGSGHSARIARMIRETCSMMFLTTRTETEALLLEQNLIKQLKPRYNVLLRDDKSFPNILVAKSHPFAQIKKHRGAKAEKGDYYGPFASAGAVNRTLNQLQRVFLLRSCTDATFSSRTRPCLLYQIKRCSAPCVGRIGLEEYNSLVADAELFLQGKTTRIQADLAREMAEAAEAMEYERAAALRDRIKALTAVQSVQAINPRGVPEADVIALHMEGGQACVQVFFIRGNQSWGNRDFYPKLNGVESADEVMQAFLAQFYDGKVPPRLILLSHGIEDPDLMTEALSEKAGRKVTLGVPRRGEKAELVENALRNARESLARRMSESAAQQRLLEGLAEALDLPAVPQRIEVYDNSHIQGTNAVGGMVVAGPEGWIKSQYRKFNIKGTEITPGDDFGMMKEVLTRRFSRLLKEDPDRQTDTWPDLLLIDGGAGQVSAVHEIMAEMGVEDIPMVGVAKGEDRDHGKEEFHRYGQRPFALRMNDPVLYFVQRLRDEAHRWAIGTHRAKRAKAVMANPLDEIPGIGAARKRALLQHFGSAKAVSRAGLADLVAVEGISESMAQKIVDHFHKG, from the coding sequence ATGACCGACTCCACCCCAGAAAAGCGGCCCGCCAAGACGGGCCATGCGCTGATCCAGGACTATCTGAAGACGCTCGACGGCTCGCCGGGGGTCTATCGGATGCTGGATGCGCAGGGGGCGGTGCTTTACGTCGGCAAGGCGCGGAACCTGCGGGCGCGGGTCTCGAACTATGCGCGCGGCAGCGGGCATTCGGCGCGGATCGCGCGGATGATCCGCGAGACCTGCTCGATGATGTTCCTGACCACGCGCACCGAGACCGAGGCGCTGCTGCTGGAGCAGAACCTGATCAAGCAGCTCAAGCCGCGCTACAACGTGCTCTTGCGCGACGACAAGAGCTTTCCGAACATCCTGGTCGCCAAGTCGCATCCCTTTGCGCAGATCAAGAAGCATCGCGGCGCCAAGGCGGAAAAGGGCGATTATTACGGCCCCTTCGCCAGCGCCGGGGCGGTGAACCGGACGCTGAACCAGCTGCAGCGGGTGTTCCTGCTGCGCAGCTGCACGGACGCGACCTTCTCCAGCCGGACGCGGCCCTGCCTGCTTTACCAGATCAAGCGATGCAGCGCGCCCTGCGTCGGCCGCATCGGGCTGGAGGAATACAACAGCCTGGTCGCCGATGCCGAGCTGTTCCTGCAGGGCAAGACCACCCGCATCCAGGCCGACCTGGCGCGCGAGATGGCCGAGGCGGCCGAGGCGATGGAATACGAACGCGCCGCCGCCCTGCGCGACCGCATCAAGGCGCTGACCGCCGTGCAATCGGTGCAGGCGATCAACCCGCGCGGCGTGCCCGAGGCCGACGTGATCGCGCTGCACATGGAGGGCGGGCAGGCCTGCGTGCAGGTCTTCTTCATCCGCGGCAACCAGAGCTGGGGCAACCGCGATTTCTATCCCAAGCTCAACGGCGTTGAATCGGCCGACGAGGTGATGCAGGCCTTCCTGGCGCAGTTCTACGACGGCAAGGTGCCGCCGCGGCTGATCCTGCTGTCGCATGGCATCGAGGATCCCGACCTGATGACCGAGGCGCTGTCGGAAAAGGCCGGGCGCAAGGTCACGCTGGGCGTGCCCCGGCGCGGCGAAAAGGCCGAGCTGGTCGAAAACGCCCTGCGCAACGCCCGCGAAAGCCTGGCGCGCCGCATGTCGGAAAGCGCGGCCCAGCAGCGTCTGCTGGAGGGGCTGGCCGAGGCCCTGGACCTGCCCGCCGTGCCGCAGCGCATCGAGGTCTATGACAACAGCCATATCCAGGGCACCAATGCCGTCGGCGGCATGGTCGTGGCCGGCCCCGAGGGCTGGATCAAGAGCCAGTATCGCAAGTTCAACATCAAGGGCACCGAGATCACGCCGGGCGACGATTTCGGCATGATGAAGGAAGTGCTGACCCGCCGCTTTTCGCGCCTGCTGAAAGAGGACCCGGACCGCCAGACCGACACCTGGCCCGACCTTCTGTTGATCGACGGCGGCGCCGGGCAGGTCTCGGCCGTGCACGAGATCATGGCCGAGATGGGGGTCGAGGACATCCCCATGGTCGGCGTCGCCAAGGGCGAGGACCGCGACCACGGCAAGGAAGAGTTCCACCGCTACGGCCAGCGGCCCTTCGCCCTGCGCATGAACGACCCGGTGCTGTATTTCGTCCAGCGCCTGCGGGACGAGGCGCATCGCTGGGCCATCGGCACCCATCGCGCCAAGCGGGCCAAGGCCGTGATGGCCAATCCGCTGGACGAGATCCCCGGCATCGGCGCCGCCCGCAAGCGCGCGCTGCTGCAGCATTTCGGCAGCGCCAAGGCGGTCAGCCGCGCCGGGCTCGCCGATCTGGTCGCGGTCGAGGGCATCAGCGAATCCATGGCGCAGAAGATCGTCGACCATTTCCACAAGGGCTGA
- a CDS encoding ABC-type transport auxiliary lipoprotein family protein, which produces MMRITAALLALTLTLPGCAALRVLEGEPDRDVFELRPPSDVPRSCGRGRLAELVIEPPKARGTLDTDRIMIRPNELQTQYLPDARWGDTVPVTLQTLLVRGFGVYDAFTHVGRAPLGTAGDYALISEINDFNAEVAGKGAIIKLTVDAQMVREMDARVVARGHFAATAQAPTTRTADLVPAFDAAGQQLVAQMTDWGLRAVGVNPARCR; this is translated from the coding sequence CGCTGCGGGTGCTGGAGGGCGAGCCCGACCGCGACGTCTTCGAGCTGCGCCCGCCCTCGGACGTGCCGCGGAGCTGCGGCCGCGGCCGGCTGGCCGAGCTGGTGATCGAGCCGCCCAAGGCGCGCGGCACGCTGGACACCGACCGCATCATGATCCGGCCGAACGAGCTGCAGACGCAATACCTGCCCGATGCGCGCTGGGGCGACACGGTGCCGGTGACGCTGCAGACACTGCTGGTGCGCGGCTTCGGGGTCTATGACGCCTTCACCCATGTCGGCCGCGCGCCGCTGGGCACGGCGGGCGATTACGCGCTGATCAGCGAGATCAACGATTTCAACGCCGAGGTGGCGGGCAAGGGCGCGATCATCAAGCTGACGGTCGATGCCCAGATGGTGCGCGAGATGGACGCCCGCGTGGTGGCGCGCGGGCATTTCGCCGCCACGGCCCAGGCGCCGACCACCCGGACCGCGGATCTGGTCCCGGCCTTCGACGCGGCCGGGCAGCAGCTTGTCGCGCAGATGACCGATTGGGGGCTGCGCGCGGTGGGCGTGAACCCGGCGCGCTGCCGCTAG
- a CDS encoding iron-containing alcohol dehydrogenase codes for MTLRADWSYPTAIRFGAGRVTELAEHCRAAGIARPLLVTDKALAGLPITAQVLDILEAGGLGRAVFSEVDSNPHEGNMETGIAAYKAGGHDGVIGFGGGSALDLGKMIALMADQTVSVWDLEDIGDWWTRADADRIAPIIAVPTTAGTGSEVGRAGVLTDARTHRKKIIFHPKLIPTVTICDPELTVGMPRPITAGTGMDAFAHCLEAFCSPHYHPMSQGIALEGMRLVNEYLPRAYAVPDDLDARAQMMSAAAMGAVAFQKGLGAIHSLSHPVGAVYGTHHGTTNAVVMPMVLDFNRPAIEDRLARAAAYLGIGGGFDGFRARVIELRALLGIPGTLTALGVGRDRLDELTAMALEDPSCAGNPVAMTRQNTRALFESCL; via the coding sequence ATGACCCTGCGTGCCGACTGGTCCTATCCGACCGCGATCCGCTTCGGCGCCGGCCGCGTCACCGAACTGGCCGAGCATTGCCGGGCCGCGGGCATCGCACGTCCCCTGCTTGTAACCGACAAGGCACTGGCCGGCCTGCCGATCACCGCGCAGGTCCTGGATATCCTCGAGGCCGGCGGGCTGGGCCGCGCGGTCTTTTCCGAGGTCGATTCGAACCCGCACGAAGGCAATATGGAGACCGGCATCGCCGCCTACAAAGCCGGCGGGCATGACGGGGTGATCGGCTTTGGCGGCGGCTCGGCGCTGGATTTGGGCAAGATGATTGCGCTGATGGCGGATCAGACCGTATCGGTTTGGGATCTGGAAGACATCGGCGACTGGTGGACCCGCGCGGATGCCGACAGGATCGCGCCCATCATTGCCGTGCCGACGACGGCGGGCACGGGCTCCGAGGTCGGGCGCGCCGGGGTGCTGACCGATGCCCGGACCCATCGCAAGAAGATCATCTTCCACCCCAAGCTGATACCTACGGTCACGATCTGCGATCCCGAACTGACCGTGGGCATGCCGAGGCCCATCACCGCCGGCACCGGCATGGACGCCTTTGCCCATTGCCTCGAAGCCTTCTGCTCGCCCCATTACCATCCGATGAGCCAGGGCATCGCGCTGGAGGGGATGCGGCTGGTCAACGAATACCTGCCGCGCGCCTATGCCGTGCCGGACGATCTGGACGCCCGGGCGCAGATGATGAGCGCCGCCGCCATGGGTGCCGTCGCCTTCCAGAAGGGGCTGGGGGCGATCCACAGCCTCAGCCATCCGGTCGGCGCGGTCTATGGCACCCATCACGGCACCACCAATGCCGTGGTCATGCCGATGGTGCTGGATTTCAACCGACCGGCCATCGAGGACCGGCTGGCCCGCGCCGCCGCCTATCTTGGCATCGGGGGTGGTTTCGACGGGTTCCGCGCCCGGGTGATCGAACTGCGCGCCCTGCTGGGCATCCCCGGAACCCTGACCGCCCTGGGCGTCGGGCGCGACCGGCTGGACGAGCTGACGGCCATGGCGCTGGAGGACCCGTCCTGCGCCGGCAACCCGGTCGCGATGACGCGCCAGAACACCCGCGCGCTGTTCGAGTCCTGCCTGTGA
- a CDS encoding MurR/RpiR family transcriptional regulator has translation MPQQSAAPEMIEDRLAQRFEALTPSERLLAGHLTRHYPVAGLGSMPQLAKEAGVSTPTVLRLVQKLGFRGYPDFQTQLRAEVEARLESPLSKQARWTQGVPRTHILNRFADAVLTNLSVTLGRIDHAEFDACAALLADPARRVLVIGGRITHALADYLVTQLGIVRPGVTALPVLSSAWPPALLELRPGDVLIVFDIRRYEGAILQLAELAAEQGAEIVLITDP, from the coding sequence ATGCCGCAGCAATCGGCCGCGCCAGAGATGATCGAGGACCGCCTGGCGCAGCGGTTCGAGGCCCTGACCCCTTCCGAGCGGCTGCTGGCCGGCCACCTGACCCGGCACTACCCGGTGGCGGGCCTGGGGTCGATGCCGCAACTGGCGAAAGAGGCCGGGGTCTCGACCCCCACGGTGCTGCGGCTGGTGCAGAAGCTGGGCTTTCGCGGCTATCCCGACTTCCAGACCCAGCTGCGCGCCGAGGTCGAGGCCCGGCTGGAATCGCCGCTGTCGAAACAAGCGCGCTGGACCCAGGGCGTGCCGCGCACCCATATCCTGAACCGCTTTGCCGATGCGGTGCTGACCAACCTGTCGGTGACGCTGGGGCGGATCGACCATGCCGAATTCGACGCCTGCGCCGCGCTTCTGGCCGATCCGGCGCGGCGCGTGCTGGTCATCGGCGGCCGCATCACCCATGCGCTGGCGGATTATCTGGTCACGCAGCTGGGCATCGTGCGCCCGGGCGTCACGGCGCTGCCCGTCCTGTCCAGCGCCTGGCCGCCGGCGCTGCTGGAGCTGCGGCCGGGCGACGTGCTGATCGTCTTCGACATCCGCCGCTATGAAGGCGCCATCCTGCAGCTGGCGGAACTGGCCGCCGAGCAGGGCGCCGAGATCGTGCTGATCACCGATCCCTAG
- the petB gene encoding cytochrome b, which translates to MAGIPHDHYEPKTGFERWLHRRLPIVSLLYDTLMIPTPKNLNWWWIWGIVLAFCLVLQIATGIVLVMHYTPHVDLAFASVEHIMRDVNGGYMLRYLHANGASLFFFAVYIHIFRGLYYGSYKAPREVTWIVGMLIYLMMMGTAFMGYVLPWGQMSFWGATVITGLFGAIPGVGEAIQTWLLGGPAVDNATLNRFFSLHYLLPFVIAALVIVHIWAFHTTGNNNPTGVEVRRGSKEEAQRDTLPFWPYFVIKDLFALAVVLVVFFAVVGFMPNYLGHPDNYIEANPLATPAHIVPEWYFLPFYAILRAFTADVWLVQLVNWLSFRIIDAKFFGVIAMFGAILVMALVPWLDTSRVRSGQYRPQFKWWFWLLAVDFVVLMWVGAMPAEGIYPYIALAGSAYWFAYFLVILPLLGIIEKPDPMPQTIEEDFNAHYGPETHPAE; encoded by the coding sequence ATGGCCGGTATTCCCCACGACCATTACGAGCCCAAGACGGGCTTCGAGCGCTGGCTGCATCGCCGCCTGCCCATCGTCAGCCTGCTTTACGACACCCTGATGATCCCCACCCCCAAGAACCTGAACTGGTGGTGGATCTGGGGCATCGTGCTGGCCTTCTGCCTGGTGCTGCAGATCGCGACCGGCATCGTGCTGGTCATGCATTACACGCCGCATGTCGACCTGGCCTTCGCCTCGGTCGAGCATATCATGCGCGACGTGAACGGCGGCTACATGCTGCGCTACCTGCATGCGAACGGGGCCTCGCTGTTCTTCTTCGCCGTCTACATCCACATCTTCCGCGGCCTCTATTACGGCTCCTACAAGGCCCCGCGCGAGGTGACCTGGATCGTCGGCATGCTGATCTATCTGATGATGATGGGCACCGCCTTCATGGGCTACGTGCTGCCCTGGGGCCAGATGTCCTTCTGGGGCGCCACCGTGATCACCGGCCTGTTCGGCGCCATCCCGGGGGTCGGCGAAGCGATCCAGACCTGGCTGCTGGGCGGCCCGGCCGTGGACAACGCGACGCTGAACCGCTTCTTCTCGCTGCATTACCTGCTGCCCTTCGTCATCGCCGCGCTGGTGATCGTCCATATCTGGGCCTTCCACACCACCGGCAACAACAACCCGACCGGCGTCGAGGTCCGCCGCGGCTCGAAGGAAGAGGCGCAAAGGGACACCCTGCCCTTCTGGCCCTATTTCGTAATCAAGGACCTGTTCGCGCTGGCCGTGGTGCTGGTGGTGTTCTTCGCCGTCGTCGGCTTCATGCCGAACTATCTCGGCCACCCCGACAACTATATCGAGGCGAACCCGCTGGCGACCCCGGCCCATATCGTGCCGGAATGGTATTTCCTGCCCTTCTACGCCATCCTGCGCGCCTTTACCGCCGATGTCTGGCTGGTGCAGCTGGTGAACTGGCTGTCCTTCCGCATCATCGACGCCAAGTTCTTCGGCGTGATCGCGATGTTCGGCGCCATTCTGGTCATGGCGCTGGTGCCGTGGCTGGACACCTCGCGCGTGCGGTCGGGCCAGTATCGGCCGCAGTTCAAGTGGTGGTTCTGGCTGCTGGCGGTGGACTTCGTGGTCCTGATGTGGGTGGGCGCCATGCCGGCCGAGGGGATCTATCCCTATATCGCGCTGGCCGGCTCGGCCTATTGGTTCGCCTATTTCCTGGTGATCCTGCCGCTGCTGGGCATCATCGAAAAGCCCGATCCGATGCCGCAGACCATCGAGGAAGACTTCAACGCCCATTACGGGCCCGAAACCCATCCTGCCGAGTAA
- a CDS encoding DUF4440 domain-containing protein: MEDIIRAFFARYEQLFARALAGEADMEEVAALYAPEFIAASPAGVRAGRNDDAFRQAMAQGYAHYRAIGTRNMTIREIRLSPMDALHCLAHVGWTATYDRGDAPEIAIGFEVHYLVQVLDGTPRVFGWVAGDEQALLKQHGII, from the coding sequence ATGGAGGACATCATTCGCGCATTCTTCGCCCGCTACGAGCAACTGTTCGCGCGGGCGCTGGCCGGCGAGGCGGATATGGAGGAGGTCGCCGCGCTCTACGCCCCGGAATTCATCGCCGCCTCTCCGGCCGGGGTGAGGGCGGGGCGCAACGACGACGCCTTCCGGCAGGCCATGGCCCAGGGTTATGCGCATTACCGCGCCATCGGCACCAGGAACATGACGATCCGCGAGATCCGGCTGTCGCCGATGGACGCGCTGCATTGCCTTGCGCATGTCGGTTGGACGGCGACCTATGACCGGGGCGACGCGCCCGAGATCGCGATCGGGTTCGAGGTGCATTACCTCGTGCAGGTCCTCGACGGCACGCCCAGGGTCTTTGGCTGGGTGGCGGGGGACGAGCAGGCGCTGCTGAAGCAGCACGGCATCATCTGA
- a CDS encoding SDR family oxidoreductase — protein sequence MTALVTGGARRLGRAITLYLARRGLDVAIHYQSSEAEARATAAEARALGVRAEIFGANLLDLDQSERLVDRAHAALGPLTLLVNNASIFEYDNIATATRDSWDRHMGSNLRAPFLLTQAFARQAPRADRSGVEPVARGLIVNMIDQRVLKPTPEFMTYSLAKAGLWWLTRTSAQALAPDIRVNAIGPGPTMQGIRQSDSHFANQRAATILQRGAGPEDVCAALGYLIDAPSVTGQLICVDGGQHLAWRTPDVLGVE from the coding sequence ATGACGGCGCTGGTGACCGGAGGCGCCCGCCGCCTGGGGCGGGCCATCACCCTGTATCTGGCGCGGCGCGGGCTGGATGTGGCGATCCATTACCAAAGCTCGGAGGCGGAGGCCCGGGCCACCGCGGCCGAAGCCCGCGCCCTGGGCGTCCGGGCCGAGATCTTCGGCGCCAACCTTCTGGATCTGGACCAGAGCGAGAGGCTGGTGGATCGCGCCCATGCCGCCTTGGGGCCGCTGACGCTGCTGGTGAACAACGCCTCGATCTTCGAATACGACAATATCGCCACGGCGACGCGCGACAGCTGGGACCGGCATATGGGTTCGAACCTGCGGGCGCCCTTCCTGCTGACCCAGGCCTTTGCCCGCCAGGCGCCCCGGGCCGACCGCAGCGGCGTCGAGCCGGTGGCCCGCGGCCTGATCGTCAACATGATCGACCAGCGGGTGCTGAAACCGACGCCGGAATTCATGACCTATTCCCTGGCCAAGGCCGGGCTGTGGTGGCTGACGCGCACCTCGGCCCAGGCGCTGGCGCCGGACATCCGCGTCAACGCCATCGGCCCCGGCCCGACCATGCAGGGCATCCGCCAGTCCGACAGCCATTTCGCCAATCAGCGCGCCGCGACCATCCTGCAACGCGGCGCCGGGCCCGAGGATGTCTGCGCCGCGCTTGGCTATCTGATCGACGCGCCCTCGGTCACCGGGCAGCTGATCTGCGTGGACGGAGGCCAGCATCTGGCCTGGCGCACCCCCGACGTGCTGGGCGTCGAATAG
- a CDS encoding S49 family peptidase, with the protein MRIPFMNRPATVAVLRLQGAIGVAGRGGPGLSDAALAPLLERAFKRRKPAAVALALNSPGGSPVQSSLIGARIRRLAEEREIPVHAFVEDVAASGGYWLATAADYIWADDSSVLGSIGVISSGFGFVELIQRHGIERRVHTAGRSKSMLDPFRPQTPEDIERLNRLLGPIHEAFKEQVRSRRGSRLPEDRDLFTGEIWTGREAVGLGLADGIAHLVPKMRELYGDKVRFLTYGQRVPLLRRFGLSADDFIDGIEERAAFARFGAGRG; encoded by the coding sequence ATGAGAATTCCATTCATGAACCGCCCGGCCACCGTCGCCGTCCTGCGCCTGCAAGGCGCCATCGGGGTTGCCGGCCGCGGCGGCCCCGGCCTGTCCGATGCCGCGCTGGCGCCGCTGCTGGAACGCGCCTTCAAGCGGCGCAAGCCCGCCGCCGTGGCGCTGGCGCTGAACTCGCCCGGCGGCTCGCCCGTGCAGTCCAGCCTGATCGGCGCCCGCATCCGCCGCCTCGCCGAAGAGCGCGAGATCCCGGTCCATGCCTTCGTCGAGGATGTGGCGGCCTCGGGCGGCTACTGGCTGGCGACGGCGGCGGATTACATCTGGGCCGACGACAGTTCGGTGCTGGGCTCGATCGGGGTGATTTCCTCGGGCTTCGGCTTCGTCGAGCTGATCCAGCGCCACGGCATCGAGCGCCGCGTGCATACCGCCGGCCGCTCGAAATCGATGCTGGACCCGTTCCGACCCCAGACCCCCGAGGATATCGAGCGGCTGAACCGCTTGCTGGGCCCGATCCACGAAGCCTTCAAGGAACAGGTGCGCAGCCGCCGCGGCAGCCGCCTGCCCGAGGATCGCGACCTGTTCACCGGCGAGATCTGGACCGGCCGCGAGGCGGTCGGGCTGGGGCTGGCGGACGGCATCGCCCATCTGGTGCCGAAGATGCGCGAGCTTTACGGCGACAAGGTGCGCTTCCTGACCTATGGTCAGCGCGTGCCGCTGCTGCGCCGCTTCGGCCTGTCCGCCGATGATTTCATCGACGGCATCGAGGAACGCGCCGCCTTTGCGCGCTTCGGGGCGGGACGCGGATGA